GGAAGTTGTTTCCTTCATATTTTCGCGGCAGCAGGTAGTTTCACTACTTAAATCGAACTTCTTTTTCCTGATTGTATTCTGTTTTGATTGGAAAGCTTCATCTTTTGCTTGATGCTTATTGATGATTGATTCCACCCGCCTGCATGacaattataactccttgtaGGCAGAGATCCCACGTCTTGTTGAATTGGAATTTGTCAATGAATTCAGTACCTGAAGAGTTTTCATATGTTTGTGATGATGTATTTCTTGTAAGATTTACATAAACTTGAGAAAAACAGAGATACAAGATAACTTTCATATTGTAGAGAGGTTGCGACATTCTGTTTCACTTACTTCTTTCCCAATAGCAAAGAGTTGGCAACTCCATGGATGTTTCAAAGAGAAACTTACAGTTAAAGTCCCCAGCCCTTGGTGCCAGAAAAGTCGCAGTGCAAGGCATAGCTGCGGCACGCCTACTAGGAGGTAAACTGAGCATGGAGGAGGAGCTGAGGGCAGCAAGCAAGGGTTCTGCTTTTGACGGGGACATAGAATGTTTGTGGGAAAGAAAGAAACTTTCATTATTTATGCTTCAGATTAAAAGTTCTTTAGACATATATATGACTTACCAATGAGTTGTTCGCTTCCTCCACTCTTGTCTCCATTTTTCCAAAGTAACTGAAGCATAAAACTTTTGTCAGGTGGAAGAAGTAAGTTtgcaagaaaatcaagaaagaaacaTAAAAAGACATAGAAGGAAACATTTTTGCAGTAGTCAGACATATAAAAAGTCATTTTCAAGATGTTGGGCATCCAGTACCCTCCCGAACTATGNNNNNNNNNNNNNNNNNNNNNNNNNNNNNNNNNNNNNNNNNNNNNNNNNNNNNNNNNNNNNNNNNNNNNNNNNNNNNNNNNNNNNNNNNNNNNNNNNNNNATCTGCTACACAGACACTTAACTGATTTGCTAGATTCCGATGCTTATTCAATTTCTTTGATAAAGGAAGAAACTGAGTTGGTGAGAGAAGACCTAGAATTCATAAGATCGTTATTCGTGAGTGTTGAGAAAAGATTGTGTAAAGATCTGTGGGAACGTCTTAAAGATCTGTGGGCACGTCTTTTAGATGCAGCATATGAGGCAAAAGATGTCATTGATTCAATTATTGTTCGAGATAATGGTCTCTTGCATCTTATTTTCTCACTTCCCATCACCATAAGATAAGAAAGATCAAGCTTATCAGAGAAGAAGTCTCCAATTTACCTGAGAAGATTCCCAAGAACAAGAGCCTCGTTGTTGTAAACTCTCCCAAGAATCCAGTTGAAAGAAAATCATTGACAACTGGAAAAATAATTGTAGGTTTTAAGGAGGAGACAAACTGGTTAATTAGTAAGCTCACCAGTGGACCGAAAGATCTAGATGTCATCTCAATCACTGGTATGCCGGGTTCGGGCAAAACTACTTTGGCGTACAAATTATTCAATGATGAATCAGTTTGTAGTCATTTCGACTGTCGTGCATGGTGCACAGTCAACCAAGAATATGATGAGAAGAAGTTGTTGGTGAACCTTTTCAATCAAGTGGCGGGCTCGGATTTGAAGTTCAGCGAGGATATTGATGTCACTGATATGCTACGGAAACAACTGTTTGGAAAGAGGTACCTGATTGTGCTAGATGACGTGTGGGATACTAATACATGGGATGATTTAAAAAGACCTTTCCCTAAAGCTGAGAAAGGAAGTAGAATTATTTTGATGACTCGGCAAAAGGAAGTGGCTTTTCATGGAAAGGGCAACGCTGATCCTCTTAACCTTCGATTGCTAACACCAGAAGAAAGTTGGAAGTTATTAGAGAAAAGGGCATTTGGAGAACAGAGTTGCCCTGATGAACTATTGGATGTTGGAAAAGAAATAGCCTAAAATTGTAAGGGACTTCCTTTGGTGTCTGATCTGATTGCTGGAGTCATTGCAGGGAGGGAAAAGACAAAGTCAGTGTGGCTTGAAGTTCGAAATAATTTGAATTCCTTTATTTTGAACAATTAAGTTGATGTGATGAAGGTTATAGAATTAAGTTATGACCATTTACCTCATCAACTGAAGCCATGCTTTCTCAACCTTGCAAGATTTTCGAAGGACACAAAAACCAACAGAAATGGGTTGAAAATATATTGGCGTGCTGAAGGGCTTGTTGAATGGACAGAGATGATGAGTGTGGAAGAAGTGATGgaaatttatttggataatttaATTTCCAGTAGCTTGGTAATTGATTTCAGTGAGATAGGTGATTACCCGACTTGCCAACTTTATGATCTTGTGCACGACTTTTGTTTGATAAAAGCAAGAGAGGAAAAGTTGTTTGTCTGGATAAGTTCAAGTgatccatcttcttcttcagaTTTGATGCCACATATGGTAAAAATTGATTATGATAAGGAGCACTTTGATATTAACAATTTGGTCCTGTTCAGTTCAAAAATGAAAAGGCATTCTAGTAAACACCTCTATTCTTTGTTGATAAATGGAGACAAGATGGAAGATCGTCTTTGTTGAGGCTTCTTAGAGTGTTGATCCTGTATCCCTCCtttatgatggtgaaagattCTTTTCTGAATGAAATATGCATGTTGAATCATTTGAGGTTCTTAAGTATTGGGATAGAAGTTAAATCTCTGCCTTCATCTTTCTCGAACCTCTGGAATCTTGAAACCCTGCATGTGAATAATAAAGTATCAACCTTGGTACTATTACTGAGTATTTGGGATCTTGCAAAGTTGCGAGTGTTGTACATGACTTCTTGTTCTTTCCTTGATATGGATACAGATGAACCAATACTGATAGCAGAGCACTCAAAGTTAGAGAACTTGAGAGATTTAAGGACACTCGTGCTTTCTTATTCGAAAGAGACAGAGGATATTTTCATAAGGTTCCCCAATCTTCAAAGGCTTACATTTGTTCTcaaggaatcatgggattattCAAAAGAGCGATATTGGTTCCCAAAATTAGATTTCCTAACTGAACTAGAAGAACTCAGAGTAGATTTTAAAAGTTCAAACACAAATGACAGTGGACTCCCTTTAGCGACAAATTGGTCGTGGGATTTTCACTTCCCatcaaatttgaaaatattgttgTTGAGTGACTTTCCAATGACATCCGGTTCACTATCAACAATAGCGAGACTGCTCAATCTTGAAGAGTTGTTCCTTACGAGAACAATCATCCAGGGGGAGGAATGGAACATGGGGGAGGAAGACAAGCTTTGTGAATCTCAAATA
The Capsicum annuum cultivar UCD-10X-F1 chromosome 6, UCD10Xv1.1, whole genome shotgun sequence DNA segment above includes these coding regions:
- the LOC124899211 gene encoding putative late blight resistance protein homolog R1A-3, producing the protein MPGSGKTTLAYKLFNDESVCSHFDCRAWCTVNQEYDEKKLLVNLFNQVAGSDLKFSEDIDVTDMLRKQLFGKRYLIVLDDVWDTNTWDDLKRPFPKAEKGSRIILMTRQKEVAFHGKGNADPLNLRLLTPEESWKLLEKRAFGEQSCPDELLDVGKEIA